From the Opitutia bacterium genome, one window contains:
- the fabG gene encoding 3-oxoacyl-[acyl-carrier-protein] reductase: MSLTYNNRVALVTGAGRGIGKAIAELLAKNGVTVICVSKSADSCGAVAAGIVAAGGKAKALAVDVADGAAVKAACEQLLAEFGNIDILINNAGITKDGLLFRMSEDDWNNVMATNLTSCYHFTKLVGRPMTQKRWGRIINITSVVGLMGNPGQANYCAAKAGMIGFTKSIAKEFAARNITVNAVAPGFIKTDMTAGLPEEAGEKLMSVIPLKRLGEAADIAHMVAFLASEEAGYITGQVFTVDGGMVM, encoded by the coding sequence ATGAGCCTGACCTACAACAATCGTGTGGCCCTCGTCACTGGCGCGGGGCGTGGCATCGGCAAAGCCATCGCTGAACTCCTCGCCAAGAACGGCGTCACGGTGATCTGCGTGAGCAAGTCCGCGGACAGCTGCGGCGCGGTCGCCGCCGGCATCGTCGCGGCGGGCGGCAAGGCCAAGGCCCTCGCGGTCGACGTCGCGGATGGCGCGGCGGTGAAGGCGGCGTGCGAGCAGTTGCTGGCCGAGTTCGGCAACATCGACATCCTCATCAACAACGCCGGCATCACGAAGGACGGCCTGCTGTTCCGCATGAGCGAGGACGACTGGAACAACGTCATGGCGACCAACCTGACGAGCTGCTACCACTTCACCAAGCTCGTCGGCCGTCCGATGACCCAGAAGCGCTGGGGCCGCATCATCAACATCACGTCGGTCGTCGGCCTGATGGGCAACCCCGGCCAAGCCAACTACTGCGCGGCCAAGGCCGGCATGATCGGCTTCACGAAGTCGATCGCGAAGGAGTTCGCGGCGCGCAACATCACGGTCAACGCCGTGGCGCCCGGTTTCATCAAGACCGACATGACCGCGGGCCTGCCCGAGGAGGCCGGCGAGAAATTGATGAGCGTCATCCCGCTGAAGCGCCTCGGCGAAGCCGCCGACATTGCCCACATGGTGGCGTTCCTCGCCTCCGAAGAGGCCGGCTACATCACCGGTCAGGTTTTTACCGTTGACGGCGGCATGGTGATGTGA
- a CDS encoding RNA polymerase sigma factor: MPSDAFTQLVDAHYAPLYRFALSLTRNTSDACDLTQQTFFIWARKGDQLREEAKAKSWLFTTLYREFLRGRRRAEHVTALEDLPPGENDPAAPEVDLVTGMDAGLVVEALQEVDEVYRVPLTLFYLEDLAYKEIADALEVPIGTVMSRLSRGKSQLRSALARKEAGRNKVVAFDKSARKHS, from the coding sequence ATGCCAAGCGATGCCTTCACGCAGCTGGTGGACGCGCACTATGCGCCGCTCTACCGCTTCGCCCTCAGCCTGACGCGGAACACGTCGGACGCGTGCGACCTTACCCAGCAGACTTTTTTCATCTGGGCGCGGAAGGGCGATCAGCTCCGCGAGGAGGCGAAAGCCAAGTCCTGGCTGTTCACCACGCTCTACCGCGAGTTCCTGCGCGGGCGTCGCCGCGCCGAGCATGTGACCGCATTGGAGGATTTGCCACCGGGCGAAAATGATCCGGCGGCGCCGGAGGTCGACCTCGTCACCGGCATGGATGCCGGCCTCGTTGTCGAGGCATTGCAGGAGGTCGACGAAGTCTACCGCGTGCCGCTGACCCTCTTTTATCTCGAAGACCTCGCCTACAAGGAGATCGCCGATGCGCTCGAGGTGCCCATCGGCACCGTCATGTCGCGTTTGTCGCGGGGCAAATCCCAGCTGCGCAGCGCGCTGGCGCGCAAGGAAGCGGGTCGCAACAAAGTCGTGGCATTCGACAAATCCGCGAGGAAACACTCATGA
- a CDS encoding haloacid dehalogenase-like hydrolase has protein sequence MASPLFTQNIVACIWDFDKTLIPAYMQAPLFKRFGVDEQTFWTETNALAENYRRRGYHISPEISYLNHLLTYVLAGPMAGLNNKVLRECGRDIKFYPGLPEFFQSSRDWVKARPEFQKHEIVLEHYIVSTGLAEMVRGSAIAPFVDHIWACEFIENPLQPGFLKQKEFVLDAAAEIAQIGVMIDNTTKTRAIFEINKGTNRNAAIDVNAKVSPEDRRIPLQNMIYIADGPSDVPSFSVVKKGGGKTYAVYNPAVRAEFEQNDRLRQAGRIDHYGPADYTENSPTTNWLHLQIEKMCERVVSDREGAVASRVARPPRHLNSPDDEKKSTRSPKQTSFLE, from the coding sequence ATGGCTTCTCCGCTCTTCACTCAAAACATCGTCGCCTGCATCTGGGACTTCGACAAGACCCTAATTCCCGCCTACATGCAGGCTCCGCTGTTCAAGCGCTTCGGCGTGGACGAGCAGACGTTTTGGACGGAGACCAACGCGCTCGCCGAAAACTACCGCCGCCGCGGCTACCACATTTCGCCCGAGATCAGTTATCTCAACCACCTGCTGACCTACGTCCTCGCCGGCCCGATGGCGGGCCTGAACAACAAGGTGCTCCGCGAGTGCGGCCGCGACATCAAGTTCTACCCCGGCCTGCCCGAGTTCTTCCAGTCGTCGCGTGATTGGGTGAAGGCGCGCCCGGAGTTCCAGAAGCACGAGATCGTGCTCGAGCACTACATCGTCAGCACCGGACTCGCCGAGATGGTCCGCGGCAGCGCGATCGCGCCGTTCGTCGATCACATCTGGGCGTGCGAGTTCATCGAGAACCCGCTGCAGCCCGGCTTTCTGAAACAGAAGGAGTTCGTCTTGGACGCTGCCGCCGAGATCGCGCAGATCGGCGTGATGATCGACAACACCACCAAGACGCGCGCGATTTTCGAGATCAACAAGGGCACGAACCGCAACGCCGCGATCGACGTCAACGCGAAGGTGTCGCCCGAGGATCGCCGCATCCCGCTCCAGAACATGATCTACATCGCCGACGGCCCGAGCGATGTCCCGAGCTTCTCGGTCGTGAAAAAGGGCGGCGGCAAGACCTACGCCGTCTACAATCCCGCCGTCCGCGCCGAGTTCGAGCAGAACGACCGCCTCCGCCAAGCCGGCCGCATCGACCACTACGGCCCCGCCGACTACACGGAGAACAGCCCCACGACCAACTGGCTGCACCTGCAGATCGAGAAGATGTGCGAACGCGTCGTGTCCGACCGCGAGGGCGCGGTCGCTTCGCGCGTCGCCCGTCCGCCGCGGCATCTCAATTCGCCGGACGACGAAAAGAAATCCACGCGTTCGCCGAAGCAGACGAGCTTCCTCGAGTAA
- a CDS encoding rRNA pseudouridine synthase, with translation MEPVRIQKFIADSGLCSRRAAEALIAAGEVYVNGEKAEPGRKVEPGVDKVTVRGKPVRSTAQPKVTLAMHKPRGLVCSNSDPHAEDGTIFDLLPREWRKLRLFCAGRLDKDSEGLLILTTDGELANKLMHPSNTVVKRYHVTLERPFPASKVGQLLKGVKVENEHLQVEHALLLNPNRDKLASSLDVHLHHGKKREIRQLFLAFGFPVKRLRRYQIGALRLKGIPLRGVKQLSTKEISLLFATPRAIPEQPAFNDHED, from the coding sequence ATGGAACCCGTTCGCATTCAGAAATTCATCGCCGATTCCGGCCTGTGCTCCCGCCGGGCGGCCGAGGCGTTGATCGCGGCGGGCGAGGTTTACGTGAACGGCGAGAAGGCCGAGCCCGGACGCAAGGTCGAGCCCGGCGTCGACAAGGTCACCGTGCGCGGCAAGCCCGTGCGCTCGACCGCGCAGCCGAAAGTCACCCTCGCCATGCACAAGCCGCGCGGCCTCGTCTGCTCCAACAGCGACCCGCACGCCGAGGACGGCACGATCTTCGACCTGCTCCCGCGCGAGTGGCGCAAACTCCGGCTGTTTTGCGCCGGCCGACTCGACAAGGACAGCGAGGGCCTGCTCATCCTCACGACCGACGGCGAGCTCGCGAACAAGCTCATGCACCCGTCCAACACGGTCGTGAAGCGCTACCACGTCACGCTCGAGCGCCCCTTCCCCGCCAGCAAAGTCGGCCAGCTGCTCAAAGGCGTGAAGGTCGAGAACGAGCACCTCCAGGTCGAACACGCGCTGTTGCTCAACCCGAACCGCGACAAGCTCGCCTCCTCGCTCGACGTCCACTTGCACCACGGCAAGAAGCGCGAGATCCGCCAGCTGTTCCTCGCGTTCGGTTTCCCGGTGAAACGTCTCCGTCGCTACCAGATCGGAGCGCTGCGCCTGAAAGGAATCCCGTTGCGCGGGGTGAAACAACTTTCTACGAAGGAAATCTCACTGCTCTTCGCGACGCCTCGCGCGATTCCCGAACAGCCCGCGTTCAACGACCATGAAGATTAA
- the prmC gene encoding peptide chain release factor N(5)-glutamine methyltransferase produces the protein MLTVLEIIKRTTEFFQKHGIESPRLNAELLVGHSLGLKRMQLYLQFERPLAEAELAKIRPLVKRRSEREPLQYIVGTTEFGGLTLKVDRRALIPRPETELLVEIAKELFAVAPPARVLDLGTGSGAIALALANHFATAAVMAVDVSAEALALAGENATALGLAERVRFLQSDWFAAVPADEKFDLIVANPPYLSDAETRETAPEVQKFEPWNALSAGPDGSEALRKIIAAAPARLTAGGGLLLETGIAQHAQLLEAAKAAGFASAESRRDLTGRDRFVIARL, from the coding sequence ATGTTGACCGTCCTCGAAATCATCAAGCGCACGACCGAGTTTTTCCAGAAGCACGGCATCGAGAGCCCGCGGCTGAACGCGGAGTTGCTGGTCGGCCATTCGCTCGGCCTCAAGCGCATGCAGCTCTACCTGCAATTCGAGCGCCCGCTCGCGGAGGCGGAGCTCGCGAAGATCCGGCCGCTCGTGAAGCGCCGGAGCGAGCGCGAGCCGCTGCAATACATCGTGGGCACGACCGAGTTTGGTGGACTCACGCTGAAGGTGGACCGGCGCGCGTTGATTCCGCGCCCTGAGACGGAACTGCTGGTCGAGATCGCGAAGGAACTATTCGCGGTCGCGCCGCCGGCGCGCGTGCTTGATCTCGGCACCGGCAGCGGGGCCATCGCGCTGGCGCTGGCCAACCATTTTGCGACGGCGGCGGTGATGGCCGTCGACGTGAGCGCGGAAGCGCTGGCGCTCGCGGGCGAGAACGCCACGGCGCTCGGGCTCGCGGAGCGGGTGAGATTCCTGCAGTCGGACTGGTTCGCGGCGGTGCCGGCGGACGAGAAGTTCGATCTGATCGTCGCCAATCCACCGTATTTGTCCGACGCGGAGACCCGGGAAACCGCGCCCGAGGTGCAGAAATTCGAACCGTGGAACGCGCTTTCGGCGGGGCCGGATGGTTCGGAGGCCTTGCGCAAGATCATCGCCGCGGCGCCGGCGCGGCTGACGGCGGGAGGGGGCTTGCTGCTCGAGACGGGCATCGCGCAGCACGCGCAGTTGCTCGAAGCGGCGAAAGCAGCCGGTTTCGCGAGTGCCGAATCTCGGCGGGATCTTACCGGGCGGGATCGCTTCGTGATCGCGCGGCTCTAA
- a CDS encoding GAF domain-containing protein produces the protein MSHAVAAIQASSKSEFYAAFNRQLEAVLHGERDWVCNLAQTSALLMQALPDLNWAGFYLLKDGGLVLGPFQGKVACVRIALGKGVCGTAAATRETVVVANVHEFPGHIACDSASNSEVVVPLLHGGRLLGVLDLDSPKLNRFDADDARGLERAVQILLAASDAP, from the coding sequence ATGTCGCACGCGGTCGCCGCCATCCAAGCCTCCTCCAAGTCCGAGTTCTACGCCGCCTTCAACCGGCAACTCGAAGCCGTGCTCCACGGCGAGCGCGACTGGGTGTGCAACCTCGCCCAGACCTCGGCGCTGCTCATGCAAGCCCTGCCCGACCTCAACTGGGCGGGATTCTACCTGCTGAAGGACGGCGGGCTGGTGCTCGGACCTTTCCAAGGCAAGGTCGCCTGCGTGCGCATCGCTCTCGGCAAAGGCGTCTGCGGCACGGCGGCGGCGACGCGCGAGACGGTCGTCGTGGCCAACGTCCACGAGTTCCCCGGCCACATCGCCTGCGACAGCGCCTCGAACTCCGAAGTCGTCGTCCCCCTGCTCCACGGCGGCCGCCTCTTGGGCGTCCTCGATCTCGACAGCCCGAAGCTGAACCGCTTCGACGCCGACGACGCCCGCGGTTTGGAGCGCGCCGTGCAGATCCTTCTCGCCGCGTCAGATGCGCCCTGA
- the prfA gene encoding peptide chain release factor 1, with amino-acid sequence MDQLPDITPFQHRLDELDAQMAEPSFYANARRAAEVTREQQRLRALVDEFRAYEKLGYEIVEHGALLKDPKADADLRGLAEMELPDLEKRRAALHESVLRAMIPPEPSDSRNTVMEIRAGAGGDEASLFAAELYRMFVRYSEGRGWKVQPMSSSGSDRGGFKEVIFLVTGTDVYKRLKYESGVHRVQRIPVTEANGRIHTSTVTVAVLPEAEEVDVQIDPQDLDVTVQRASGPGGQGVNTTDSAVRIIHKPTGLIVFCADDRSQIKNKARAMAVLRSRLLKLKEEEERAKYAAQRKGQIGTGDRSERIRTYNFPQNRVTDHRIGLTLYSLPQVLEGNLDTLIEALQRAEFEEKLAELTGAPVIARRGASEDDE; translated from the coding sequence ATGGACCAACTGCCCGACATCACACCGTTCCAGCACCGCCTCGACGAACTCGATGCGCAGATGGCGGAGCCGTCGTTCTACGCGAACGCCCGGCGCGCGGCCGAGGTGACGCGCGAGCAGCAGCGCCTGCGGGCGCTCGTGGACGAATTTCGCGCCTACGAGAAACTCGGCTACGAGATCGTGGAGCACGGCGCGCTCTTGAAGGACCCGAAGGCCGACGCGGATCTGCGTGGTCTCGCGGAGATGGAGTTGCCGGATTTGGAGAAGCGCCGCGCAGCGCTGCACGAGTCGGTCTTGCGTGCGATGATCCCGCCGGAGCCGTCGGACTCGCGCAACACCGTCATGGAAATCCGTGCGGGCGCCGGTGGCGACGAGGCGAGCCTGTTCGCGGCGGAGCTTTATCGGATGTTCGTGAGATACTCCGAGGGCCGCGGCTGGAAGGTGCAGCCGATGAGTTCGAGCGGGTCGGATCGCGGCGGATTCAAGGAAGTGATCTTCCTTGTGACCGGCACCGACGTCTACAAGCGCCTGAAATACGAGAGCGGCGTGCACCGCGTGCAACGGATCCCCGTCACGGAGGCGAACGGCCGTATTCACACTTCGACGGTGACCGTGGCCGTGTTGCCGGAGGCCGAGGAGGTGGATGTGCAGATCGATCCGCAGGACCTCGACGTCACCGTGCAGCGTGCGAGCGGACCGGGCGGGCAGGGCGTGAACACGACCGACTCGGCCGTGCGCATCATCCACAAGCCGACGGGCCTCATTGTGTTTTGCGCGGACGATCGTTCGCAGATCAAAAACAAGGCGCGCGCGATGGCGGTGCTGCGTTCGCGGTTGTTGAAGCTGAAGGAGGAGGAAGAGCGCGCGAAATACGCCGCGCAGCGCAAGGGCCAGATCGGCACCGGCGATCGCAGCGAGCGCATCCGCACCTACAATTTCCCGCAGAATCGCGTGACCGATCACCGCATCGGACTCACGCTCTACAGCCTGCCGCAGGTGCTCGAGGGGAATCTCGACACGCTGATCGAGGCGCTCCAGCGCGCGGAGTTCGAGGAGAAGCTCGCCGAGCTGACCGGCGCGCCGGTGATCGCGCGTCGCGGCGCGAGCGAGGACGACGAGTGA
- the acpP gene encoding acyl carrier protein, which translates to MADQKTIEQRVKQIIVNQLNVNEEQITKEASFLDDLGADSLDTVELIMAFEEEFKNEIKGEIPESDAEKLQTVGDVITYIESKAGAK; encoded by the coding sequence ATGGCCGACCAGAAAACCATCGAACAACGCGTCAAGCAGATCATCGTTAACCAGCTGAACGTTAACGAAGAGCAGATCACCAAGGAGGCCTCCTTCCTCGACGATCTGGGCGCCGACTCCCTCGACACCGTCGAGCTCATCATGGCCTTCGAAGAGGAGTTTAAGAACGAGATCAAGGGAGAGATTCCCGAGTCCGACGCCGAGAAGCTGCAGACGGTCGGCGACGTGATCACCTACATCGAGTCCAAAGCGGGCGCGAAGTAA
- a CDS encoding sulfite reductase subunit alpha has protein sequence MHLEPAPATFSKDNPFPARLTENRRLNRDGSAKDTRHFVIDLADSGLTYKAGDSLGVFPTNRPELVDEVLARLHATGDELVSPAMLKLATPITLREALFSRLALAGPTKKILETLAAKTPDHTEKEKIAGLLAPEAKEQLTAYLAEREYVDLLAEFPHARVTPQEFVDHLRKLMPRLYSIASSGRVHPTQVHLTVAVVRYETNGRQRHGVCSTFLADRVAAGETAVSVFVSLSHFAPPADGAKDVIMVGPGTGVAPFRAFMQERVATGATGRNWLFFGDQRRATDFLYEEEWLAWQQQGKLARLDVAFSRDQAEKIYVQDRMRQNGAELWAWLKAGAHFYVCGDAKRMAKDVDAALHEIVAQHGGLDAAAAAEFVKQLKKDHRYMRDVY, from the coding sequence ATGCATCTGGAGCCCGCTCCCGCCACGTTCTCCAAGGACAACCCGTTTCCCGCTCGCCTCACGGAAAACCGCCGCCTCAACCGCGACGGCTCCGCCAAGGACACGCGGCACTTCGTCATCGACCTCGCCGACAGCGGCCTGACCTACAAAGCCGGTGACTCGCTCGGGGTTTTCCCGACGAACCGCCCGGAACTCGTCGACGAAGTCCTCGCACGCCTGCACGCCACGGGCGACGAGCTGGTCAGCCCCGCGATGCTCAAGCTCGCGACGCCGATCACGCTGCGCGAAGCGCTTTTCTCGCGGCTCGCGCTCGCCGGGCCGACGAAGAAAATCCTCGAAACGCTCGCGGCCAAGACGCCTGATCACACGGAGAAGGAGAAGATCGCCGGCCTGCTCGCGCCCGAGGCGAAGGAGCAACTCACCGCCTACCTCGCCGAGCGCGAATACGTGGACCTGCTCGCGGAATTTCCGCACGCGCGCGTCACGCCGCAGGAGTTCGTCGACCACCTGCGCAAGCTGATGCCGCGCCTCTACTCGATCGCGTCGAGCGGCCGCGTCCACCCGACGCAGGTGCATCTCACGGTCGCGGTCGTCCGCTACGAGACCAACGGTCGCCAGCGCCACGGCGTGTGCTCGACCTTCCTCGCCGACCGCGTGGCTGCGGGCGAGACGGCGGTGTCGGTGTTCGTGTCGCTCTCGCATTTCGCGCCGCCGGCGGATGGCGCGAAGGATGTCATCATGGTCGGACCGGGCACCGGCGTGGCACCGTTCCGCGCGTTCATGCAGGAACGCGTGGCGACCGGCGCGACCGGTCGTAACTGGCTCTTCTTCGGCGATCAGCGCCGCGCGACGGATTTCCTCTACGAAGAGGAGTGGCTCGCTTGGCAGCAGCAGGGCAAGCTCGCGCGCCTCGACGTCGCTTTCTCGCGCGACCAAGCGGAGAAAATCTACGTGCAGGACCGCATGCGCCAGAACGGCGCCGAGCTATGGGCGTGGCTGAAGGCCGGCGCGCACTTCTACGTCTGCGGCGACGCCAAGCGCATGGCCAAGGACGTCGACGCCGCCCTCCACGAAATCGTCGCGCAACACGGCGGCCTAGACGCCGCCGCCGCGGCAGAGTTCGTGAAGCAGCTCAAGAAGGACCACCGCTACATGCGGGATGTTTACTGA
- the fabF gene encoding beta-ketoacyl-ACP synthase II, producing the protein METVSPHKRVVVTGLGVVASLGHNVPDFWASILAGKCGIDRVTQFDVKDYACQIGAEVRNWDPAQHMDPKEVRRNDRYTHFGFVAAKQAIADAKLDMTKEDADRVGVIIGSGIGGMLTIENQHKNLVERGPRKVSPFMIPALISNMVGGLVAIELGARGPNFGVVSACATATHAIGESLRMIRGGEADVMVCGGAEAAITPLSYAGFCSMKAMSTNNENPQKASRPFDANRDGFIMGEGSGILVIESLEHALARGAHIYCELTGYAATCDAFHITQPDPEGKGLSLAMTRALADARVRPEEIDYINAHGTSTPYNDKFETLAIKKVFGEHARKVMISSTKSMTGHLLGAAGGVEAVISVKTIETGEVPPTINLETPDPDCDLDYVPNVKRSANVRTVLSDNLGFGGQNAALVFRKM; encoded by the coding sequence ATGGAAACCGTTTCTCCGCACAAACGTGTCGTCGTTACCGGTCTGGGCGTCGTCGCCTCGCTCGGCCATAATGTGCCCGACTTCTGGGCCAGCATCCTTGCCGGCAAGTGCGGCATCGATCGCGTCACGCAGTTCGACGTCAAGGACTACGCCTGCCAGATCGGCGCCGAGGTGCGCAACTGGGACCCGGCGCAGCACATGGACCCGAAGGAGGTCCGCCGCAACGACCGCTACACGCACTTCGGTTTCGTGGCGGCCAAGCAGGCCATCGCGGACGCGAAGCTCGACATGACCAAGGAGGACGCAGACCGCGTCGGCGTCATCATCGGCTCCGGCATCGGCGGCATGCTCACGATCGAGAACCAGCACAAGAATCTCGTCGAACGCGGCCCGCGCAAGGTGTCGCCGTTCATGATTCCGGCGCTGATCAGCAACATGGTCGGCGGTCTCGTCGCCATCGAGCTCGGCGCGCGCGGCCCGAATTTCGGCGTCGTCAGCGCCTGCGCGACCGCGACCCACGCCATCGGCGAATCGCTCCGCATGATCCGCGGCGGCGAGGCCGACGTGATGGTCTGCGGCGGCGCCGAGGCGGCGATCACGCCGTTGTCCTACGCGGGCTTCTGCTCGATGAAGGCGATGAGCACGAACAACGAGAACCCGCAGAAAGCCAGCCGTCCGTTCGATGCGAACCGCGACGGCTTCATCATGGGTGAAGGTTCGGGCATCCTCGTCATCGAGAGCCTCGAGCACGCGCTCGCGCGCGGCGCGCACATTTACTGCGAACTGACCGGCTACGCTGCGACCTGCGATGCGTTCCACATCACGCAGCCGGATCCCGAGGGCAAGGGCCTGTCGCTCGCCATGACCCGCGCGCTCGCCGACGCCCGCGTGCGCCCCGAGGAGATCGACTACATCAACGCGCACGGCACCTCCACGCCCTACAACGACAAGTTCGAGACGCTCGCGATCAAGAAGGTCTTCGGCGAACACGCCAGGAAGGTCATGATCAGCTCCACCAAGTCGATGACCGGCCACCTCCTCGGTGCCGCCGGCGGCGTCGAGGCCGTGATCAGCGTGAAGACCATCGAGACCGGCGAGGTGCCGCCGACGATCAACCTCGAGACGCCCGACCCGGACTGCGACCTCGACTACGTGCCGAACGTGAAGCGCAGCGCCAACGTCCGCACCGTGCTGAGCGACAATCTCGGCTTCGGCGGCCAGAACGCCGCGCTCGTCTTCCGCAAGATGTGA
- the glpX gene encoding class II fructose-bisphosphatase codes for MATPTKRTSLTESDPERSLEFEFIRATENAALNAVHWIGRGDKEGADAAACDAINGTFDHIDMRGEVVIGEGIKDDAPGIFLGDKLGTWKAGSPKFNIALDPIDGTTNISKGLPNSISVMAGVLAPEKGHAMVNIPTFYSEKLAYGPQVARAMEKNKAMRFDLDTPVEEIVRKTAKMRGKNVREVVVVVLDRPRHEKIIRGVRKVGAALRLISDGDVTAAIAPSLPDSGVDLYLGIGGSPEGVLTAAALRALGGGQQLRMWVRDDEEKARIAKDPAGKDLAKIFYAEDLVTGPGAIFCATGITSSWLLPGVKVVGRHATTHSILMRARSRTIRYIQAVHDLDHKTIYLRSRNTETLV; via the coding sequence ATGGCCACCCCGACCAAACGCACCAGCCTGACCGAGAGCGACCCGGAGCGGTCGCTCGAGTTCGAGTTCATCCGCGCGACCGAAAACGCCGCGCTCAACGCCGTCCACTGGATCGGCCGCGGCGACAAGGAGGGCGCCGACGCCGCCGCTTGCGACGCGATCAACGGCACCTTCGACCACATCGACATGCGCGGCGAAGTCGTGATCGGCGAGGGCATCAAGGACGATGCCCCGGGCATCTTCCTCGGCGACAAGCTCGGCACGTGGAAGGCCGGCTCGCCGAAGTTCAACATCGCGCTCGATCCGATCGACGGCACGACGAACATCTCGAAAGGCCTGCCCAATTCCATCTCCGTCATGGCCGGCGTGCTCGCGCCCGAGAAGGGCCACGCGATGGTCAACATCCCGACATTCTACTCGGAGAAGCTCGCCTACGGTCCGCAGGTCGCGCGCGCGATGGAGAAGAACAAGGCCATGCGTTTCGACCTCGACACACCGGTCGAGGAAATCGTCCGCAAGACCGCAAAGATGCGCGGCAAGAACGTGCGCGAAGTCGTCGTCGTGGTCCTCGACCGCCCGCGGCACGAGAAGATCATTCGCGGCGTGCGCAAAGTCGGCGCCGCGCTGCGGCTCATCAGCGACGGCGACGTCACCGCCGCCATCGCGCCGTCGCTGCCGGACAGCGGCGTCGATCTCTACCTGGGCATCGGCGGCTCGCCCGAAGGCGTTTTGACGGCTGCGGCGCTCCGCGCGCTCGGTGGCGGCCAGCAGCTCCGCATGTGGGTGCGTGACGACGAGGAGAAAGCGCGCATTGCCAAGGATCCGGCGGGGAAGGACCTCGCGAAGATCTTCTACGCCGAGGATCTCGTCACCGGTCCGGGGGCGATCTTTTGTGCCACCGGCATCACCTCGAGCTGGCTGCTGCCCGGAGTGAAGGTCGTCGGGCGCCACGCCACGACGCACTCGATCCTCATGCGCGCGCGCAGCCGCACGATCCGCTACATCCAAGCCGTGCACGATCTCGACCACAAGACGATCTACCTGCGCAGCCGAAACACGGAAACCCTGGTCTGA